The following coding sequences are from one Arthrobacter sp. 24S4-2 window:
- a CDS encoding MFS transporter, with product MSFASVGISFLFRPLGAFLAGHYGDKLGRRAMLVLTLILMGAATTLIGFLPTYATAGALAPIMLLLLRILQGISAGGEWGGAVLMAVEHAPPRPPRTGRGLPPAGRPVGAAPGHRRHSAHDRCNLPGAAFLEWGWRVPFLLSIVLIVVGYFVRRAVDESPVFQEIAAAKKR from the coding sequence TTGTCGTTCGCCTCCGTCGGCATCAGCTTCCTCTTCCGGCCTCTCGGTGCCTTCCTTGCCGGCCATTACGGAGATAAGCTCGGGCGCCGCGCCATGCTCGTGCTGACCCTGATCCTCATGGGCGCGGCCACCACCCTGATCGGCTTCCTGCCGACCTACGCGACTGCCGGGGCTCTCGCCCCGATCATGCTCCTGCTGCTGAGGATCCTGCAAGGCATCTCCGCCGGCGGTGAATGGGGTGGTGCTGTCCTGATGGCGGTCGAGCACGCCCCCCCGCGACCGCCGCGGACGGGCCGGGGCCTTCCCCCAGCTGGGCGTCCCGTTGGGGCTGCTCCTGGCCACCGGCGTCACAGCGCTCATGACCGGTGTAATCTCCCCGGGGCGGCCTTCCTTGAATGGGGATGGCGCGTACCCTTCCTACTGAGCATCGTCCTCATCGTCGTTGGCTACTTTGTCCGCCGCGCAGTGGACGAATCCCCCGTCTTCCAAGAAATTGCCGCAGCCAAAAAACGGTAA
- a CDS encoding nuclear transport factor 2 family protein, which produces MGLNDTAEPAPSTSPRDVVRRQYIASAARDLEALRATMAPDVEWTEMAGFPLAGTYRTPAGVTSNVMEILGRDWDGWAAHDDTYVVEGENVVVLARYTAKHRASGNPLNVRVAHHFIVRGGLIVRFEQFVDTAKVAEASRPANGWQEA; this is translated from the coding sequence ATGGGGCTGAACGATACCGCCGAGCCTGCCCCCTCAACCTCGCCACGCGACGTCGTCCGCCGGCAGTACATTGCATCAGCGGCCCGTGACCTCGAAGCGCTCCGTGCCACTATGGCCCCGGATGTCGAGTGGACGGAGATGGCAGGCTTCCCCCTCGCCGGAACCTACCGGACACCCGCGGGCGTCACGTCGAACGTGATGGAAATCCTCGGCCGGGATTGGGACGGCTGGGCTGCCCACGACGACACATACGTCGTTGAAGGCGAAAACGTGGTGGTACTGGCCAGATATACCGCCAAGCACCGGGCCAGCGGGAATCCCCTGAACGTCCGGGTGGCCCACCACTTCATCGTTCGCGGCGGACTCATCGTCCGCTTCGAACAATTCGTAGACACTGCAAAAGTCGCCGAAGCAAGCCGCCCGGCCAACGGCTGGCAAGAGGCATAA
- a CDS encoding cupin domain-containing protein, whose product METKKTASAIVRQPGEGARRWFFGGGVQTWKATEEETAGAFLLLEVEMVLNKVTPMHTHPDSDETLYVLAGEILMNMDGTEHQVAAGGVTIAPRGVPHAFKVLQEGTRVLCLHTPGSAQAFYDGASEPLDPGNETGLVDFDRIRESGRVNGGINIVGPPPFPQAED is encoded by the coding sequence ATGGAGACGAAAAAGACCGCATCAGCGATAGTCCGGCAGCCAGGGGAAGGGGCCAGGCGCTGGTTCTTCGGCGGAGGAGTGCAGACATGGAAGGCGACGGAGGAAGAAACCGCGGGGGCTTTCCTTCTCTTAGAAGTTGAGATGGTCCTCAACAAAGTCACTCCCATGCACACCCATCCGGACTCCGACGAGACCCTCTACGTCCTGGCCGGGGAGATCCTGATGAATATGGACGGAACCGAACACCAGGTCGCTGCTGGCGGGGTGACCATCGCCCCGCGCGGTGTCCCGCACGCCTTCAAGGTCCTGCAGGAGGGGACCCGTGTACTGTGTCTCCACACCCCCGGCAGTGCCCAAGCGTTCTACGACGGCGCCAGCGAACCTCTCGACCCCGGGAACGAGACGGGCCTGGTGGACTTTGACCGCATCCGGGAATCAGGACGGGTGAACGGCGGCATTAACATAGTCGGGCCTCCCCCGTTTCCGCAAGCCGAGGACTGA
- a CDS encoding IS110 family transposase: MANETTKVIAGIDTHADTHHVAVINEYGKPLADKEFLAVGSGYRKIVEFITSYGPVAAVGVEGTGSYGAEIARTLRGEGLCVLEVNRPNRAARRLKGKSDPLDAYQAAQSVLDGRTTAIPKAKDGPVECLRILRAGRTSAVKARTAAINQIKGLLVSASDNLRAKYRGLGTAAMITALQRSRPSGHIADPEYVCLLALKALATRCQSLAAEIAAADAALREILDTYAPMLCDLPGVGTEVASQLLVTVGDNPDRLGNEAQFAALVGVAPIPASSGKTTRHRLSRGGDRNANRALHQVVLVRMGSCQRTKDYVAKRTAEGKSKRETMRCLKRYAARELYRQITNPQPAPSNADLRQMRTKLGFTITTAARELGHWPSKISSLERSLIRNDALAKSYRQWLTQQAAATRTT; this comes from the coding sequence TTGGCAAACGAAACAACTAAAGTCATCGCAGGTATCGACACCCATGCCGACACGCACCATGTGGCTGTCATCAACGAATACGGCAAGCCTCTTGCGGACAAGGAATTCCTGGCCGTGGGTTCCGGGTATCGGAAGATTGTGGAGTTCATAACCAGCTATGGCCCTGTCGCTGCAGTAGGGGTCGAAGGGACGGGTTCTTACGGCGCCGAAATCGCCAGGACCCTGCGCGGTGAAGGTCTGTGTGTGCTGGAGGTGAACCGACCGAACCGGGCTGCGCGCCGGCTGAAGGGCAAATCAGATCCGTTGGACGCCTACCAAGCCGCTCAATCGGTACTCGACGGCCGGACCACAGCGATCCCGAAGGCCAAGGATGGTCCCGTGGAATGCCTGCGAATCCTGCGTGCCGGGCGCACCTCGGCAGTGAAGGCCCGCACCGCTGCCATCAATCAGATCAAGGGCCTTCTCGTGTCGGCTTCGGACAACCTCCGGGCGAAATACCGCGGTTTGGGAACTGCGGCGATGATCACGGCACTGCAGCGCTCCAGACCCTCGGGCCATATTGCTGACCCTGAGTACGTGTGTCTGTTGGCGTTGAAGGCTCTCGCCACCCGTTGCCAGTCCCTCGCGGCAGAAATAGCGGCCGCGGACGCCGCGCTCCGGGAAATCCTTGATACCTACGCGCCGATGCTCTGCGACCTTCCAGGTGTGGGAACCGAAGTGGCCAGCCAGCTCCTGGTCACCGTTGGGGACAATCCGGACCGTCTTGGGAATGAGGCCCAGTTCGCCGCCCTCGTCGGGGTTGCGCCCATACCCGCGTCCTCGGGCAAAACGACCCGTCACCGGCTCAGCAGAGGCGGTGACCGCAATGCCAACCGTGCCCTGCATCAGGTGGTACTGGTGCGTATGGGCTCGTGCCAGCGGACTAAGGACTACGTGGCCAAGCGCACCGCCGAAGGCAAGAGCAAACGGGAAACGATGCGCTGTCTCAAACGCTACGCAGCCCGGGAACTCTACCGCCAGATCACCAACCCTCAGCCGGCACCAAGCAACGCCGACCTGCGCCAGATGCGCACCAAACTTGGATTCACTATCACGACCGCAGCCCGCGAGCTCGGTCATTGGCCTTCCAAAATTTCCAGTCTGGAACGAAGCCTTATTCGTAACGATGCACTTGCCAAGAGTTACCGCCAATGGCTGACCCAGCAGGCAGCTGCAACCCGGACTACCTAA
- a CDS encoding TetR/AcrR family transcriptional regulator, with amino-acid sequence MVVMSRPYADVGRTGQKRRTMDALVTAARSLVAAGLSPTVDDAANAAGIARSTAYRYFAGQRELLAAAHPETARTSLLPASPPAGVAERLDAVIVEFTRMIVETESQQRTMLRLSLEPTDSEGHDLPLRKGRAIGWITEALAPLQGNMTDQDIHRLVLAIRSATGIESLVWLTDVAGLSREEAIASMRWTAGALLSRAVTHGLPTSA; translated from the coding sequence ATGGTGGTTATGTCAAGACCTTACGCCGACGTTGGCCGGACTGGTCAGAAGCGCCGCACAATGGATGCCTTGGTTACGGCCGCGCGCTCCCTGGTTGCGGCCGGTCTTTCCCCTACGGTGGATGATGCTGCGAATGCCGCAGGGATAGCGCGGAGTACGGCCTACCGGTATTTCGCTGGACAGCGGGAGTTATTGGCAGCCGCCCATCCGGAAACCGCACGGACATCGCTGCTGCCGGCGTCTCCGCCTGCGGGTGTGGCAGAACGGCTGGATGCGGTGATCGTGGAGTTCACCAGAATGATTGTCGAAACTGAATCCCAGCAACGCACGATGCTGCGGCTTTCGCTTGAGCCGACTGACAGTGAAGGGCATGACCTTCCGCTCCGGAAGGGCCGGGCGATTGGCTGGATCACGGAGGCGCTTGCGCCACTCCAAGGGAATATGACGGATCAGGATATTCATCGACTGGTCTTAGCAATCCGAAGTGCCACTGGAATCGAGTCCCTGGTCTGGCTTACTGATGTTGCAGGCCTTAGTCGGGAAGAGGCCATCGCCTCGATGCGGTGGACCGCCGGAGCCCTCCTGTCCCGGGCCGTGACCCATGGGCTTCCAACCAGCGCATGA